The Vidua macroura isolate BioBank_ID:100142 chromosome 11, ASM2450914v1, whole genome shotgun sequence genome includes a region encoding these proteins:
- the IRX3 gene encoding iroquois-class homeodomain protein IRX-3 isoform X1, protein MSFPQLGYQYIRPLYPAERPGSGGSRGGAELAPSGTLSNVLSSMYGAPYAAAAAAQGYGAFLPYAAELPIFPQLGAQYELKESPGVQHAAFPPHHPAFYPYGQYQFGDPSRPKNATRESTSTLKAWLNEHRKNPYPTKGEKIMLAIITKMTLTQVSTWFANARRRLKKENKMTWAPRSRTDEEGNSYGSDHEGEEDKREDEEEIDLENIDTENIESNKDELEDDLQDADLLHSDSKTDSEGSEGFEDLPGSEERYDKASEGEPHHLRHHHLHHHHHHHHHHKCELPATAAPVGPEPLKPPLPPPPPHLSSPSSASSSAASSPTDGALAGALPKPKIWSLAETATSPDNPRKSPGGGSPPAAAPQPLPLPTPPPHRLVSSCPLGKFPNWTNRAFPAHHHHHHPPHPLALLNTPHLLGLGAASAAPPAAAFPRPADQAQSAEPVGADRSSALEVEKKLLKTAFQPVQRRPQNQLDAAMVLSALSSS, encoded by the exons ATGTCTTTCCCCCAGCTGGGCTACCAGTACATCAGGCCGCTTTACCCGGCGGAGCGCCCGGGGAGCGGCGGCTCCCGCGGCGGCGCCGAGCTGGCCCCGTCCGGGACCCTCTCCAACGTGCTCTCCTCCATGTACGGCGCGCCCtacgccgccgccgccgccgcccagGGCTACGGAGCCTTCCTGCCCTACGCCGCAGAGCTGCCCATCTTCCCCCAGCTG GGCGCCCAGTACGAGCTGAAGGAGAGCCCGGGGGTGCAGCACGCCGCCTTCCCCCCCCACCACCCTGCCTTCTATCCCTACGGGCAGTACCAGTTCGGGGACCCGTCGCGGCCCAAGAACGCCACTCGGGAAAGCACCAGCACCCTCAAGGCCTGGCTCAACGAGCACCGGAAAAATCCCTACCCCACCAAGGGCGAGAAGATCATGCTGGCCATCATCACCAAAATGACCCTCACCCAGGTCTCCACCTGGTTCGCCAACGCCCGGCGGCGGCTCAAGAAGGAGAACAAAATGACCTGGGCCCCCCGCAGCAGGACGGACGAGGAGGGCAACTCCTACGGGAGCGACCACGAGGGGGAAGAGGACAAGagggaggacgaggaggagatCGACCTCGAGAACATCGACACAGAGAATATCGAAAGCAACAAGGACGAGCTCGAGGACGATCTACAGGATGCCGACCTCCTGCACTCTGACTCCAAAACGGACTCGGAGGGATCCGAAGGCTTTGAGGACCTGCCCGGCTCCGAGGAGCGCTACGACAAGGCCTCCGAGGGGGAGCCGCACCACCTCCGCCACCACCACctgcaccaccaccaccatcaccaccaccaccataaGTGCGAGCTGCCCGCCACGGCCGCACCCGTCGGCCCGGAGCCCCTCaagccgccgctcccgccgccgccgccccacCTCTCGtccccctcctctgcctcttcctccGCCGCCTCCTCCCCGACGGACGGCGCTTTGGCCGGCGCCTTGCCGAAACCCAAGATCTGGTCGCTGGCCGAGACCGCCACCAGCCCGGACAACCCCCGCAAGTCTCCTGGCGGCGGCTCTCCGCCGGCGGCCGCCCCCCAGCCGTTGCCGCTGCCCACCCCGCCGCCCCACAGACTCGTCTCCTCCTGCCCCCTGGGCAAGTTCCCCAACTGGACCAACCGCGCATTCCCGgcccatcaccaccaccaccaccccccgCACCCGCTGGCCTTACTGAACACTCCCCActtgctggggctgggggccgcctccgccgccccccccgccgccgccttcCCGCGGCCCGCGGACCAGGCGCAGAGCGCGGAGCCCGTCGGAGCAG ATCGATCTAGTGCCTTGGAAGTAGAGAAAAAGTTACTAAAGACAGCTTTCCAGCCAGTGCAGAGGCG GCCCCAGAACCAACTTGACGCCGCTATGGTTCTATCGGCACTCTCATCATCAtag
- the IRX3 gene encoding iroquois-class homeodomain protein IRX-3 isoform X2: MSFPQLGYQYIRPLYPAERPGSGGSRGGAELAPSGTLSNVLSSMYGAPYAAAAAAQGYGAFLPYAAELPIFPQLGAQYELKESPGVQHAAFPPHHPAFYPYGQYQFGDPSRPKNATRESTSTLKAWLNEHRKNPYPTKGEKIMLAIITKMTLTQVSTWFANARRRLKKENKMTWAPRSRTDEEGNSYGSDHEGEEDKREDEEEIDLENIDTENIESNKDELEDDLQDADLLHSDSKTDSEGSEGFEDLPGSEERYDKASEGEPHHLRHHHLHHHHHHHHHHKCELPATAAPVGPEPLKPPLPPPPPHLSSPSSASSSAASSPTDGALAGALPKPKIWSLAETATSPDNPRKSPGGGSPPAAAPQPLPLPTPPPHRLVSSCPLGKFPNWTNRAFPAHHHHHHPPHPLALLNTPHLLGLGAASAAPPAAAFPRPADQAQSAEPVGAGPRTNLTPLWFYRHSHHHS, from the exons ATGTCTTTCCCCCAGCTGGGCTACCAGTACATCAGGCCGCTTTACCCGGCGGAGCGCCCGGGGAGCGGCGGCTCCCGCGGCGGCGCCGAGCTGGCCCCGTCCGGGACCCTCTCCAACGTGCTCTCCTCCATGTACGGCGCGCCCtacgccgccgccgccgccgcccagGGCTACGGAGCCTTCCTGCCCTACGCCGCAGAGCTGCCCATCTTCCCCCAGCTG GGCGCCCAGTACGAGCTGAAGGAGAGCCCGGGGGTGCAGCACGCCGCCTTCCCCCCCCACCACCCTGCCTTCTATCCCTACGGGCAGTACCAGTTCGGGGACCCGTCGCGGCCCAAGAACGCCACTCGGGAAAGCACCAGCACCCTCAAGGCCTGGCTCAACGAGCACCGGAAAAATCCCTACCCCACCAAGGGCGAGAAGATCATGCTGGCCATCATCACCAAAATGACCCTCACCCAGGTCTCCACCTGGTTCGCCAACGCCCGGCGGCGGCTCAAGAAGGAGAACAAAATGACCTGGGCCCCCCGCAGCAGGACGGACGAGGAGGGCAACTCCTACGGGAGCGACCACGAGGGGGAAGAGGACAAGagggaggacgaggaggagatCGACCTCGAGAACATCGACACAGAGAATATCGAAAGCAACAAGGACGAGCTCGAGGACGATCTACAGGATGCCGACCTCCTGCACTCTGACTCCAAAACGGACTCGGAGGGATCCGAAGGCTTTGAGGACCTGCCCGGCTCCGAGGAGCGCTACGACAAGGCCTCCGAGGGGGAGCCGCACCACCTCCGCCACCACCACctgcaccaccaccaccatcaccaccaccaccataaGTGCGAGCTGCCCGCCACGGCCGCACCCGTCGGCCCGGAGCCCCTCaagccgccgctcccgccgccgccgccccacCTCTCGtccccctcctctgcctcttcctccGCCGCCTCCTCCCCGACGGACGGCGCTTTGGCCGGCGCCTTGCCGAAACCCAAGATCTGGTCGCTGGCCGAGACCGCCACCAGCCCGGACAACCCCCGCAAGTCTCCTGGCGGCGGCTCTCCGCCGGCGGCCGCCCCCCAGCCGTTGCCGCTGCCCACCCCGCCGCCCCACAGACTCGTCTCCTCCTGCCCCCTGGGCAAGTTCCCCAACTGGACCAACCGCGCATTCCCGgcccatcaccaccaccaccaccccccgCACCCGCTGGCCTTACTGAACACTCCCCActtgctggggctgggggccgcctccgccgccccccccgccgccgccttcCCGCGGCCCGCGGACCAGGCGCAGAGCGCGGAGCCCGTCGGAGCAG GCCCCAGAACCAACTTGACGCCGCTATGGTTCTATCGGCACTCTCATCATCAtagttaa